One Anomalospiza imberbis isolate Cuckoo-Finch-1a 21T00152 unplaced genomic scaffold, ASM3175350v1 scaffold_165, whole genome shotgun sequence DNA window includes the following coding sequences:
- the ZBTB22 gene encoding zinc finger and BTB domain-containing protein 22, translating into MPQTCSPPPPPSSSSSSSSSSSLLHVEFPQVPPALLSNLNQQRLEGKLCDVSIHVQGREFRAHRAVLAASSPFFHDQLFLKNLDSIELPGVMDPAAFALVLGCAYTGRLSMARGDLLSFLTVGSVLQMWHIVDKCTELLREGRAAEPPASSSSSSSSSSSSSSSSSSRLLSSRASDSQSPSSTNALLPAPLPELPSGKAGSEEDEEEEEEGSEEGPRALPQKPWILVKRQWLQEDLVLTCEEDEEPVAGVCRENPGVPGGNELGEGRKGSVSSCGSAKVFVCHCGKAFSHRSMRERHVNMHLDLRPFTCAQCRKRFKMKHHLTEHMKTHTGLRPYTCSTCERTFMWRDSFVRHRGTCAGTAGTPE; encoded by the exons aTGCCCCAAACCtgctccccccctccccctccctcctcctcctcctcctcctcctcctcatcctcgcTGCTGCACGTGGAGTTCCCGCAGGTGCCGCCGGCGCTGCTCTCCAACCTGAACCAGCAGCGCCTGGAGGGGAAGCTCTGCGATGTCTCCATCCACGTGCAG GGCCGCGAGTTCCGCGCGCACCGCGCCGTGCTGGCCGCGTCCTCGCCCTTCTTCCACGACCAGCTGTTCCTGAAGAACCTGGACTCCATCGAGCTGCCCGGCGTCATGGACCCCGCGGCCTTCGCGCTGGTGCTGGGCTGCGCCTACACCGGGCGCCTGTCCATGGCCCGCGGGGACCTGCTCAGCTTCCTGACGGTGGGCAGCGTGCTGCAGATGTGGCACATCGTGGACAAGTGCACCGAGCTGCTGCGGGagggccgcgctgccgagccgCCCGCTTCCTCCTCGTCCTCATCATCCTCGTCATCttcatcatcctcctcctcctcctcgcggCTGCTCTCCAGCCGCGCCAGCGACAGCCAatcccccagcagcaccaacGCGCTGCTCCCGGCGCCGCTGCCCGAGCTCCCGTCGGGGAAAGCGGGCAgcgaggaggacgaggaggaggaggaggagggcagcgAGGAAGGGCCCCGGGCTctgccccaaaaaccctggattTTGGTCAAGCGCCAGTGGCTGCAGGAGGACCTGGTGCTCACCTGcgaggaggatgaggagcctgtggcagGGGTGTGCCGGGAAAATCCAGGAGTTCCTGGCGGGAATGAGCTCGGGGAGGGCAGGAAAGGGAGC GTGAGCTCGTGCGGCTCGGCCAAGGTGTTCGTGTGCCACTGCGGGAAGGCATTCTCGCACCGCAGCATGCGCGAGCGGCACGTGAACATGCACCTGGACCTGCGGCCCTTCACCTGCGCGCAGTGCCGCAAACGCTTCAAGATGAAACATCACCTGACGGAGCACATGAAAACCCACACCGGGCTGCGGCCCTACACCTGCAGCACCTGTGAGCGCACCTTCATGTGGAGGGACAGCTTCGTCAGGCACCGGGGCACCTGTGCGGGGACAGCTggcacacctgagtga